The nucleotide sequence GCGGGACAGACCGGCAGAACTTGCGGCCTATCTGGCGCATTTTGACCCCGCGATTACCGGCCTGACCGGAACAGAAGCGCAAATTTCAACTTTTGCGAGAAAGTATCATGTATACTATGCTAGGAAAGGCGAGGGAAAAGACTATAGCATGGATCATTCTTCTTATCTTTATCTGATGCGTCCCGATGGATCGTTTGATCGGTTGTTCCCGGGAGGAATGAGCCCGAATGATCTGGCTGCTGCATTGCGCCCGGTTCTGTCGGAAGCCCCTCATTCATGAGCGAGTTCCTGTCCTCTGCTCCGCAGACTGATGTGCCGGGTGCACCGCGTTTCAGTCGGAGGCTTGCTGACAAGATCCTGTCAGCTTTTCATCAGGCCTGTGATCAGAATGAACTCGATGTGGCAGATCGTCTTCTCAAGGTGCTGGAGATGATGATGAGCCGCCGAGTCTCCAGAATGGATGTAACGCGCCGCCGCTCGATCGAGGCTCTCGTTGCTGCTCATGAGCGGCTGTGGCATCTCCGTCATCCGGGTGGGAAGAGCTTCTGAGACTGGCTTCTACCAGTCTTCGCGGCTGTCACTGTTAAAAAGCCAGCGCTTTTCCATATCGCAGGATCTCATTAGCCTGTGGGGTAAAGCTACCATCCTCCTGATGGAGCATCAGCCCGGGTTCTACCCTGTCAGGCCCACGGGCAGCCTTAATACCCCGTACGATAATGACTTTGGCGCGCCGTCCCGCTTTCGGCCATAGCGGATAGAGGGTGATCTCTCCGGCCTTGGCAGCACGCAGGCTGCTCATGGCCTCGCTAATGAGTGAAGCAGGCAGGATCAGGGTGATCGAGCCACGTGGCCGGACCATGCGACCCAGCGCCTGCACCCACTGATTGACGAGCCCGGCATGGCGACGTTTGGCCTGATCGCGAAGCAGCAGGGGGGAAGGGGAAGATGATTCCTCATGCCATGGCGGATTGGCAAAGACGTGATCACAGTTTGGTAGGGACTCTGGCATTTCCGGTGCAAAGGCCAGAATATCCTGAGTGATAATCGACAGACGGTTTTCCAGATGGTTGATCTGGATATTCTGACGGGCCAGCGTCGCAATGTCGCTGGATTTCTCCACTCCCGTGCCCTGAATGCCAGGTACACGATGGGCAAGGCATAAAAGCCCGGCTCCCGGACCTGTGCCGGCTTCCAGAACGCGCTCTCCGGCCCGGGCGGGAATCGCGGCTGCCAGCAGAACCGGTTCAAGTCCGGTGCGAAAACCAGTCCGTAACTGGCGGTAAGCAATTGCACCGTTGAGCAGACTGCCTTCGGTGACATCGTTGTTTTCGGTCATAAGATGAGGTTTTTTGAGCCTGTTGGGCGGCTTGGCAAGGCTTGTTTCCTGACAGGATCGGTCGATCAGGATGCCTTGACCCTATTTTATCGTTGTCGATAGGGTGCGTGGCTGCACAAAACCTTTTATGACATCTAATCCAGCAGAGTTCGTGAGCGATGCCGGCGAGATGCTAAGCTGAGGTAATCTTTGGGGTTATCAGGCTGTTGCTGATCAGATTACCGCTTTATCAAGTCCAGGAGACAGCTTTGGGCGTCGTCGCCAGTTCACCGGATACAGATATGATCCTGCCACCGCCTGATGCAGAAGGGGTAGAAGGTGCCTTGTCGGGCCTGATCGCACTGGTGCAGGACGACCTGACCCTGTGCAATCAGGCTATTATTGATCGTATGGACAGCCAGGTGCCGCTGATCCCGCAACTGGCGGCCCATATCGTAGCAGCAGGGGGAAAACGTCTTCGGCCTCTGTTGACGCTGGCCAGTGCCAGACTTTGTGGATTTGATACCGCCTTGGCTGGTGGGGTGCCGCGGCATGTCCATCTGGCAGCCTGCGTGGAGTTCATCCATACCGCGACGCTTCTGCATGATGATGTTGTCGATGAAAGCCGCATGCGGCGCGGTATGGCCAGCGCCAATGCGGTTTTCGGCAATAATGCCTCCGTGCTGGTAGGCGATTTCCTCTTCGCGCGGGCGTTTCAGCTGATGGTGGAGGACGGGTCGCTTCAGGTTCTGGCGATCCTTTCCAAGGCTGCTGCAACCATTGCCGAGGGCGAAGTCCTCCAGCTCGCCACGCAGAATGATCTGGAGACGCCGGAATCACGCTATCTGGAAGTGATCGAGGGCAAGACGGCTTCCCTTTTCGCCGCAGCCTGCCAGGTCGGAGCCGTGGTCGCCGGGCGGCCGACCGAAGAGGAGCATGCGCTGTATGATTACGGTATGAGCCTGGGAATTGCGTTCCAGTTGACGGACGATGCGCTCGATTATGCGGCGGATCAGCGTAAACTGGGCAAGACCGTTGGTGACGATTTCCGTGAGGGCAAGATCACACTGCCAGTACTCGCTGCTTTCCATGCGGGTGATGCGGAGGAAAAGCGTTTCTGGCAGCGCACTATTGGCGAGAGCGATCAGACCGAGGATGATCTTGAGGAGGCTTTGCGCCTTATCGCCAGACATGACACTATTGGCCTTACCCTCGAACGGGCCAGGATAATGGCGGAGAAAGCCAAGCGGGCACTGGATATTTTCCCTGATACCCCGCTCCGTCGCAGCCTATGCGCGGTGGCCGATTACACGGTCTGGCGTGCGCGGTAAAACTCCGACGGTTTCAGGGAGCTGGACTGGTGAAGGTGTTGCAGGCTTCCACCTCGCCTGTTTGTAGCCCTTTGCGAAACCAGGCTACCCGCTGGGCCGAGCTTCCATGCGTGAAAGAATCCGGCACGACATAGCCGCGTGCACGCTTTTGCAGCCGGTCATCGCCGATCGCGTCGGCGGCGTTCAGGCCCTGTTCGATATCGCCTTTTTCCAGGATCGCCCGAGCATCGTTGGCCTGCTTTGCCCAGACCCCGGCGAAGCAGTCAGCCTGTAATTCCAGCCGCACAGACAGCGCATTGGCCGTGCCTTGATCGGCTTCTTCTCGCTGGCGGGTGATTTTGCCCAGAATGCCGAGCTGGTTTTGCACATGATGCCCGACCTCGTGTGCGATGACGTAGGCACGGGCGAAATCTCCCCCTGCGCCTAGCCGCTCCTGCAATTCACGGAAGAAGGATGTGTCGAGGTAAACTTTTTGGTCAACCGGGCAATAAAATGGTCCCATGGCCGACTGTGCCGTGCCGCAGGCCGAGCGTGTTGCACCATCAAACAGCACCAGAATCGGTGGCTGATAGGTTTTTCCGTGTGCCTTGAAAACGGTGCTCCACACATCCTCTGTTGAGGCCAGTATGCGACTGACAAACCGACGCTGTGGATCCGATCCGGATGGATCGCTCTGTGTTTGCTGCGCCGGGGAAAGGGGGGAGGGAACGGGCGATGAAACCGGGCCACCATTTCCCGTCAGGCTGAGCAGAAGACGAGGATCAATCCCGAAATAAAGGCCAATCAGCAGAATGGCGATAGTACCGAGACCACCAACCTTGATCCCGCCTGGAATAGAGGCGCGGCCATCACCTCGATCATCCTGAATATTGTTACTTTCACGCTGATCATCGAGTCGCATACCGATCCCCTTTTGCAAGGGCAGGATGGTGTCTCGATACGATTCTGTCCTGCCACGATGCCGTGCTCAAGAAGACGTTTGCGGCATCAGGCAGGTTGCATAATCAGCCATGCCTGATGCCGTTTCGGATTCAGGCCTTGAGAATTTAACCCTTTTGGACGGAGGCAGCTTTGCGGGCAGCGGCTTCCTCGGCGCTGGCAACACCGCCATGGGCGGCGGACCAGCCCATCGGATCGTCTAGAAAGCGCCGCACGCCAGCCAGTACATCGCTGCTGAAATAGCTTCTATCCTTGCAGGCTTCCAGCACATCCCACCAAGTGCAGAGGTGATGCAGCGTCAGATCCATGGCCGACAGGGTTTCAAAACTGCCGGGGAAGACACCGTAGAAAAACACCACGAATGCATGGTTGCACAGCGCTCCGGCATCACGCAGCGCGCGGGCGAACTGGATCTTGGAACCGCCATCGGTGGTCAGATCCTCGACCAGCAGAGTGTTCAGCCCTTCCGGAGTATCGCCCTCGATCAGAGCGTTACGGCCAAAGCCTTTCGGCTTCTTGCGGACATAGGCCATCGGCAGGTTCATGCCATCCGCGATCCAGGCGGCAAAAGGAATACCCGCCGTCTCGCCACCTGCTACGGCCTGAATGGTCTCATAGCCGATATGGCGGCTGAGCTTTTCAATGGCGAGCTGGGTGATTTTCTGCCGCGCCCGGGGGAAATAGATAATCCGGCGACAGTCGATATAGACGGGGGATTTCCAGCCGGATGTCAGCGTATAAGGTTCATCCGGGCGGAAATTGACGGCCTTGATCTCAAGCAGCAGACGCGCAGTGGTCAGGGCAGCGTCACGATCCCATTCACTGGTCAGATGCGACGCGGTCATGTGTTCTCGTCCTTGCCGTTATCATGTGATGCTGCATGCTGTTAGCGTCTGATGATTGCTCCGTCCATGCTCATACCGCCATGTCTGGTCGAAACGCCTGGCGAATTCAGGAGAGCACGGGAAAAACCCGCGCTGTTTGCTTGCGCCGGGGAGGGTAGCAGGATAGAATGAACCTCATTGCGAATGACTCGCAACGACTTCGGGAAATGTGGCCTTGAACAACGACGTCAGCAACATCACACGCCGGTGTGAACGCGCGGTCATTACCGCCTATCGTGAACTGCGTGCATGCGGCAGTGCTGACATGGTAGCATTTCAGGCCTGCACAACGCTCTATCGCATTCATCATCCGGAGGCTCCGCTCAGTGAAGCGCGGCGTCTGGTGGCAGAGTGGATCGATCATCACATCGTGCGCAGTGCCAATGGCCCCACGCCGGGTTGCGAGTGCGATTAAGGGATCGGTGGTATCGGCCTCTTTATACCGCTCTGTTCTGTGTTCCGCTGCTGGTCGCCTGTGGTTCCCGGCTGACTCCCGAGCGTGACCTGACATGTCGTATGACGGTCGATACCGGCTTTCTCTATGTTATCGATAATGGCTGGCACACTGCGATCGGTTTCGATTCTGTTGACCTGACGGGTGGCCTTGCCG is from Granulibacter bethesdensis and encodes:
- a CDS encoding orotate phosphoribosyltransferase, translated to MTASHLTSEWDRDAALTTARLLLEIKAVNFRPDEPYTLTSGWKSPVYIDCRRIIYFPRARQKITQLAIEKLSRHIGYETIQAVAGGETAGIPFAAWIADGMNLPMAYVRKKPKGFGRNALIEGDTPEGLNTLLVEDLTTDGGSKIQFARALRDAGALCNHAFVVFFYGVFPGSFETLSAMDLTLHHLCTWWDVLEACKDRSYFSSDVLAGVRRFLDDPMGWSAAHGGVASAEEAAARKAASVQKG
- a CDS encoding tRNA1(Val) (adenine(37)-N6)-methyltransferase, which codes for MTENNDVTEGSLLNGAIAYRQLRTGFRTGLEPVLLAAAIPARAGERVLEAGTGPGAGLLCLAHRVPGIQGTGVEKSSDIATLARQNIQINHLENRLSIITQDILAFAPEMPESLPNCDHVFANPPWHEESSSPSPLLLRDQAKRRHAGLVNQWVQALGRMVRPRGSITLILPASLISEAMSSLRAAKAGEITLYPLWPKAGRRAKVIIVRGIKAARGPDRVEPGLMLHQEDGSFTPQANEILRYGKALAF
- a CDS encoding polyprenyl synthetase family protein; the protein is MILPPPDAEGVEGALSGLIALVQDDLTLCNQAIIDRMDSQVPLIPQLAAHIVAAGGKRLRPLLTLASARLCGFDTALAGGVPRHVHLAACVEFIHTATLLHDDVVDESRMRRGMASANAVFGNNASVLVGDFLFARAFQLMVEDGSLQVLAILSKAAATIAEGEVLQLATQNDLETPESRYLEVIEGKTASLFAAACQVGAVVAGRPTEEEHALYDYGMSLGIAFQLTDDALDYAADQRKLGKTVGDDFREGKITLPVLAAFHAGDAEEKRFWQRTIGESDQTEDDLEEALRLIARHDTIGLTLERARIMAEKAKRALDIFPDTPLRRSLCAVADYTVWRAR
- a CDS encoding neutral zinc metallopeptidase, with the protein product MRLDDQRESNNIQDDRGDGRASIPGGIKVGGLGTIAILLIGLYFGIDPRLLLSLTGNGGPVSSPVPSPLSPAQQTQSDPSGSDPQRRFVSRILASTEDVWSTVFKAHGKTYQPPILVLFDGATRSACGTAQSAMGPFYCPVDQKVYLDTSFFRELQERLGAGGDFARAYVIAHEVGHHVQNQLGILGKITRQREEADQGTANALSVRLELQADCFAGVWAKQANDARAILEKGDIEQGLNAADAIGDDRLQKRARGYVVPDSFTHGSSAQRVAWFRKGLQTGEVEACNTFTSPAP